Proteins encoded in a region of the Cydia pomonella isolate Wapato2018A chromosome 3, ilCydPomo1, whole genome shotgun sequence genome:
- the LOC133516138 gene encoding vacuolar protein sorting-associated protein 4, producing the protein MASSNTLQKAIDLVTKATEEDKNKNYEEALRLYEHGVEYFLHAVKYEAQGERAKESIRAKCLQYLDRAEKLKEYLKKDKKKKPVKDGESKSEDKKSDSDSDSDDPEKKKLQGKLEGAIVVEKPHVKWSDVAGLEAAKEALKEAVILPIKFPHLFTGKRIPWKGILLFGPPGTGKSYLAKAVATEANNSTFFSVSSSDLVSKWLGESEKLVKNLFELARQHKPSIIFIDEIDSLCSSRSDNESESARRIKTEFLVQMQGVGNDMDGILVLGATNIPWVLDAAIRRRFEKRIYIALPEEHARLDMFKLHLGNTKHMLSEQDMKVLAAKTDGYSGADISIVVRDALMQPVRKVQSATHFKKTSGPSPKDPNVIVHDLLTPCSPGDPGAMEMTWMEVPGEKLGEPPVTMSDMLRSLATSKPTVNDDDMVKLKKFMDDFGQEG; encoded by the coding sequence ATGGCTTCCTCTAACACTCTACAAAAAGCAATCGACCTTGTCACTAAAGCCACAGAAgaagataaaaacaaaaactatgaGGAGGCCTTACGTCTCTACGAACATGGAGTTGAATACTTCTTGCATGCTGTTAAATATGAGGCCCAAGGTGAACGGGCTAAGGAAAGTATTAGAGCCAAATGTCTTCAGTATTTGGATAGAGCTGAAAAACTAAAAGAGTACCTAAAGAAGGACAAAAAGAAAAAGCCTGTGAAGGATGGTGAATCCAAGAGTGAAGACAAAAAGagtgacagtgacagtgattCAGATGATCCTGAGAAAAAGAAATTACAGGGGAAGCTTGAGGGTGCTATAGTTGTTGAGAAACCACATGTTAAATGGAGTGATGTTGCTGGCCTTGAAGCAGCTAAGGAAGCTCTGAAGGAAGCTGTTATCCTGCCCATTAAGTTCCCTCACTTGTTTACAGGCAAAAGAATACCTTGGAAAGGCATTCTTCTTTTTGGGCCTCCTGGTACAGGTAAATCTTATCTAGCTAAGGCAGTTGCTACAGAAGCGAATAATTCTACATTCTTTTCAGTTTCTTCATCAGATCTTGTCTCTAAATGGCTTGGTGAATCAGAGAAGTTGGTAAAGAACCTATTTGAGCTTGCTCGTCAACACAAGCCGAGTATCATTTTCATCGATGAAATAGATTCTCTATGTTCATCACGTTCTGACAACGAATCTGAGTCTGCCAGGAGGATTAAAACTGAATTCCTTGTACAAATGCAGGGTGTAGGAAATGATATGGACGGTATCTTAGTACTCGGCGCCACAAATATACCCTGGGTTCTCGATGCTGCCATCAGACGACGTTTTGAGAAGCGTATTTATATTGCTCTGCCAGAGGAACATGCTCGATTGGACATGTTCAAGCTTCACCTAGGAAACACCAAACACATGTTGTCTGAGCAAGACATGAAAGTCCTGGCTGCGAAAACTGATGGCTATTCCGGAGCCGATATTAGCATTGTAGTGAGAGATGCTTTAATGCAGCCAGTCCGTAAAGTGCAATCTGCAACGCATTTCAAGAAAACTTCTGGGCCTAGTCCTAAAGATCCTAATGTCATTGTGCATGACCTGTTAACGCCGTGCTCACCTGGTGATCCCGGGGCTATGGAGATGACTTGGATGGAGGTACCTGGGGAAAAACTGGGAGAACCTCCGGTTACAATGTCAGACATGCTTCGATCGCTAGCAACGTCTAAGCCTACCGTCAATGATGATGACATGGTTAAGTTGAAGAAGTTCATGGATGACTTTGGTCAGGAAggttaa